CAAATACACTAACATACAACGACCTCGCTTCGATACCATCATGCGGTAACTGCACACCACCTACACTTTCGAATACAGTTACCAATGAAACTTGTATCGGTTCAAATAATGGAGCCATCAATCTAACCGTTAATGGAACCAGTACCTATACCTATCATTGGACTGGACCTAATGGTTTTACCTCCAATGTAGAAGACCCCAGCAATTTAGCTCCTGGAACTTACAACGTAACTGTAACTGATGCTACCAATTCAACATGTACCGCAACGGCTACTATTACCGTAAATGCAGGAAGCCCCAACCCTACTCCAACCATATCAGGCTCAACCACTTTTTGTGTCGGAAGTTCAACTACCCTCGATGCAGGAAGTTATAGCTCATATCTGTGGTCAAATAATGCTACTACCCAAACCATTAGCGTAAATACAGCTGGACCGTATTCGGTAACGGTTACAAATGCAAATGGATGTACCGGTGTGGCATCGGTTAACGTTACTCAATCAAATAGTTTATCACCAAACATTATTGGAACCTTAGCAATTTGCTCTGGCGCTTCAACAATTTTAGATGCAGGAACCGGTTATGCCAGTTATCAATGGAGCACAACAGAAACAACACAAACCATCACTGTTACAACCGCTGGTCAATACTCAGTAACTGTATCGGACGCAAGTGGATGTACTGGTATTGATCAGGTTAATGTGCAGGTATCTACCAATCCCACACCTACAATAACAGGGAATACAAACATTTGTGCAGGTTCATCTACAACACTTGATGCCGGGAACGGTTATGCTTCATACCTATGGAGCAATAATGCACAAACTCAAACAATAACAGTAAATACAGCAGGAAACTTCTCTGTTACTGTTACTAATAGCGATGGATGCTCAGGTTCCGCACAAGTTACTGTAAATGTTACCAACAACCCCAATGCAAATGCTGGAATTGACGGAAACACTTGTGGATTCACTTATACGCTTAATGCAATTCCTTCAGGCGGCAGCACTGGTGTTTGGACATTTAACGGACCCGGCAGTGCAACATTCTCATCCAATACCGATCCTCAAGCAACAGTAAATGTTAGTACCCCCGGTACTTATCACTTTATATGGACCGAAACAGTTTCGAGCAACTGTACGGGTTCAGATACCGTTCAAGTCAATTTCTATACTGCTCCAACCAGTTCATTTACAGCTACAACTATTAACTGTATGGGAGGCAGCTCTACTATAACCTATACTGGAACAGGAAGCTCTAACGCTTCGTTCAATTGGTCGTGGGATGGCGGCAATGCAATACCAGGTAATGGCATAGGCCCTCATATTGTATCGTGGACTACACCAGGAACATATACCATTACCCTAACTGTTAGCGAAAATGGTTGTACTTCAAGCCCAACTTCCATTCAGGTTACTAACCCAAGCGGAATGACTTCTTCCATTACTAAGACTGATATTGTTTGTTATGGTCAAACATCCGGAAGTATTAATTTAACTGTCAATGGAGGAACCTCTCCTTACACATACCATTGGAACAATGGTGCAACCGTAGAAGATTTAATCAATATTCCTGCAGGCGACTACTTTGTTACGATAACCGATGCCGGTGGATGTAGTATAACAGATGGCACTTCTATAAGTTCACCCAACGAGTTAACTATTGCTATTACCCCAAGTCAATCAATATGCTTTGGACAATCTGCCACGCTAAATATAACAGCAACCGGTGGCACAGCTCCTTATACATATTATTGGAACAATCAGGCTTCGAATGCAACAATAACCATTAATCCTCAAAATACAGTTACTTATTCAGCGTATGCTATTGATGCCAATGGCTGTATGAGCAACCAATTATCAACTACTGTTTATGTATCTGGACCTCTTCATGTCGATTTAATTGCTAACCCTACCCGAATATGTCCGGGTGAAGTTGTATTATTAAGCCCTGTCGTATATGGGGGTGTTGGTGCTCCTTACACACTTTATAATCAAAATGGTGATATAGTAACTAACCCGATATACATTTATCCTAACCATACCGGTTATTATTGGATAAAAGCCGAAGATGCATGTGGCACTTCGGACTCAGCCGGTGTAACCATCACCGTTTTACCATTACCACCTGCTGGAGCACTTGCCGATACCGTTCAAGGTTGTGAACCATTGACGGTTCATTTTATTGAGGTTAACCCCGATAGTGGTCGCACTTATGTTTGGGATTTTGGCGATCAAAGTAACCTTTCCTTAGCTAAAAATCCAACTCATACTTACACTCAACCGGGCACGTTTAATGTAACACTCACCGTTACTTCACCCGAAGGATGTAAAACGGTAGCAACCTATAATAATATGATAACTGTATGGCCTGCCCCCAATGCGCAATTTATCTGGAATCCTGAATATGTATCGGAAGTTAAACCCGTTATTGATTTCACCAATTTATCTACCTTAGCTATAGCTTATCGTTGGATTTTTGGTGACGGTGATTCCACCAATCTGATGAATCCGTCTCATCGTTTCCCACAAGCAGGTAATTATGAAGTGTTGCTTCTGGCATATAGCGATAAAGGTTGTATTGATTCAGCTAAAGCCATCATAAAAGTTTTAAAAGAATATACCTTTTACGCACCTACCGGTTTTAGTCCAAATGGCGATGGAATAAACGACTACTTTTATATCATGGCTCATTCTATTATTGAAGAAGATTTCAAAATTGAAGTTTATGACCGTTGGGGCGAGGTTATTTGGAGCTCAGATAAATTCTATTTAGATGCTGAACAAAGTGACAAATGGGATGGTAGCGTTAAAGGCGGAGAAATTGCCCCAGTTGGCACCTATACATGGAGGGTTTTATTTAGAGACGATCAACATAGATTACACGAAGAAACCGGTGCCATAAACATTATTCGATAATAAAATTGTTTAAATTTACTTTGTCCTAAATATTCATTTTTAAATGCGTAATCGATAAAGTGCTTTTAATTCATTTTAAAACTTTAGAATTGAATCAATTACTAAATCGGAATCATCCTAACTAAATCAAGTAGTTCGTCTCATAGTTCGCTCCTATTGGTTAACTTTGAATTAACCAATGTAAAGTAAATATCAAGACCTTTGTAACACTTCTTTTTTTGGTCGAGGCCAACCCTTTTGTCGTCATTCTGAGCTTGTCGAAGAATGACTCCAATGCTTATTAAGGTTTGTGAATGGTTATACCTCGACAGGCTTGATATGACGGTGGGTGTAGGGTTTATTCTTCTAAAAATATTACTATTTTTATTAGCCTGATTGTATTTTTTTTTGCAAAACTTCTTTTTCGTTTTTTCGCACGTAGTGAAGCAATCTATAAATTATTGAAAATAAGATTGATTTTTTTATTGCAATAACGAATACTGTTGTTTTATTTTAGTTTTGCAAAGGTCACATATCTTCATTATACGCATTATATATCAGATATGAATAGTAATTACAAATAATCGCTGCTTTATAGAATAAAAAAAGGCTACCTTTTTGAGGCAGCCACTTTTTTAGACATATAAATATTGTAAAATTATTCTTGTGTGTTTGTGTCGTTATTATCAGCAGCCGTATTTTCTGAATTAGTTGTAGCTTTTTTCTTAGCTCCACCAGCACGTCGAGTACGTGGTTTCTTAGCTTTTGTTGTTTCTGTTTTAGCTGATAACATATTTTCATTGTAATCAACTAATTCGATTCTACACAGTTTTGCATTATCACCAGGTCTTGATTCCAGTTTTAAAATACGTGTATATCCACCTGGTCTATCAGCAACCTTTTTTGAAATTTCCTTAAACAATTCGCTAACAGCTTTTTTATCTTTTAAGCTGCTGAATACATGGCGTCTATTCGCTGTGGTATCTTCTTTAGATTTTGTAATTAAAGGCTCAACAAAAGTTCTCAAAGCCTTTGCTTTTGCTACCGTTGTAGTAATTCCTTTATGAAGAATAAGAGAAACAGCCATATTGGCTAACATAGCCTTACGGTGCGAACTGGTTCTTCCTAAATGATTAATTTTCTTTCCGTGTCTCATTGCTTTAATCTTTGTCTAATTTATACTTAGAAATATCCATACCGAACATTAGTCCCATATTAGTTAAAAGGTCCTCAAGTTCAGTTAATGATTTTTTACCAAAATTTCTAAACTTTAATAAATCGTTCTTATTAAAGGTTACTAATTCACCCAACGTTTCAATATCGGCTGATTTTAAGCAGTTAAGTGCTCTTACCGATAAATCCATATCTGTTAATTTAGTTTTTAATAACTGACGCATCCGGAGTGTTTCTTCGTCGAATTCGTCGTTATCGAGCTGTTCATCATGTTCAAATCCGATTTTTTCATCGGAGAATAACATAAAATGATAAATTAAAATCTTTGCTGCTTCTTTTAAAGCATCTAAAGGGAGTATTGAACCGTCGGTATCTATTTCTATAATAAGCTTTTCGAAATCGGTTTTTTGTTCAACGCGAACATTTTCAACGTAATATTTAACATTCTTAATAGGAGTAAAGATAGAATCCATTGGAATGATGCCGATTTCCATGTCGTCGGTTTTGTTTTCTTCGGCAGTAACATAACCTCTTCCTTTATTGATCCACAATGTTAAATGTAACTTAACATTGGGTTCCATATGGCATATTTCCAATTCTGGATTTAAAACAGTAAAACTGGTCAAAAATCGGGTTATATCACCAGCCTTAAAAGTATCTTGTCCGCTTATGGTAATATTGATAACTTCATTATCAATACCATCCAATTGTCTTTTAAAACGAACTTGTTTTAGGTTTAAAATTATTTCAGTTACATCTTCAACTACCCCTTTTATAGTAGAAAATTCATGGTCAACTCCATCAATTTTCACGCGTGTAATTGCATAACCTTCTAATGATGAAAGTAATACTCTTCTGAGCGCATTACCGACCGTTAATCCGTATCCAGGCTCTAAAGGACGGAATTCGAATTTTCCGTGCTTGTCGGTAGACTCGAGCATTAAAACTTTATCAGGTTTTTGGAAAGCAAGTATTGCCATATTATTTTAAGTATTTTATTTTGAATACAATTCGACGATAAGTTGTTCTTTAATATTTTCGGGGATAGCTTCACGTTCGGGTAACATTACATATTTACCGGTCATTGTTGTAGCATCCCATTCTAACCATGGATATTTAGTATGATTGGCATGAGCAAGTGAATTTGTAACAACTTCTAATGATTTTGAACGTTCACGAACAGATACCAAATCACCAGGTTTTAATATCATTGAAGGGATATTAGAAACTCTATTGTTTACTAATATGTGACGATGGCTAACAAGTTGACGAGCTGCATCGCGCGTTGGTGCAATTCCTAAACGATATACTATATTATCTAAACGTGATTCGAGTATTTGTAATAATACTTCACCTGTAACGCCTTTTTTGCGTATAGCCATGCCGAAATATCTACGGAATTGACGTTCTAAAACTCCGTAGGTATATTTTGCTTTTTGTTTTTCTCTTAACTGAACACCATATTCTGTTGTTTTTCTACGACGGTTAACGCCGTGCATTCCAGGTTGATGTTTTTTGCGTTCAAATACTTTATCGGGTCCGTATATAGGTTCACCGAATTTTCTAGCTATGCGTGTTTTAGGTCCTTTATATCTTGCCATTTACCTATTATTTTAAGATTAAACTATACTCTTCTTCTTTTTGGAGGACGACAACCATTATGGGGTAATGGAGTAACGTCAATGATTTCAGTAACTTCTATTCCAACTGATGCGATAGAACGAATAGCAGATTCACGTCCAGCTCCAGGTCCTTTAACGAATACTTTTACTTTACGTAATCCTAAATCGTAAGCTATTTTAGCACTTTCTTCAGCTGCTACTTGTGCAGCATAAGGAGTGTTCTTTTTTGAGCCTCTGAATCCGTTTTTACCTGCTGATGACCACGAAATAACTTCGCCATCATTGTTTGTTAGGCTAACGATTACGTTGTTGAAAGAAGTATGGATGTGTGCTTGTCCAACTGCTTCAACTTTAACATTTTTTT
This Bacteroidales bacterium DNA region includes the following protein-coding sequences:
- the rpsK gene encoding 30S ribosomal protein S11 — its product is MAKKTAKVTKKKNVKVEAVGQAHIHTSFNNVIVSLTNNDGEVISWSSAGKNGFRGSKKNTPYAAQVAAEESAKIAYDLGLRKVKVFVKGPGAGRESAIRSIASVGIEVTEIIDVTPLPHNGCRPPKRRRV
- the rplQ gene encoding 50S ribosomal protein L17, whose translation is MRHGKKINHLGRTSSHRKAMLANMAVSLILHKGITTTVAKAKALRTFVEPLITKSKEDTTANRRHVFSSLKDKKAVSELFKEISKKVADRPGGYTRILKLESRPGDNAKLCRIELVDYNENMLSAKTETTKAKKPRTRRAGGAKKKATTNSENTAADNNDTNTQE
- a CDS encoding DNA-directed RNA polymerase subunit alpha, yielding MAILAFQKPDKVLMLESTDKHGKFEFRPLEPGYGLTVGNALRRVLLSSLEGYAITRVKIDGVDHEFSTIKGVVEDVTEIILNLKQVRFKRQLDGIDNEVINITISGQDTFKAGDITRFLTSFTVLNPELEICHMEPNVKLHLTLWINKGRGYVTAEENKTDDMEIGIIPMDSIFTPIKNVKYYVENVRVEQKTDFEKLIIEIDTDGSILPLDALKEAAKILIYHFMLFSDEKIGFEHDEQLDNDEFDEETLRMRQLLKTKLTDMDLSVRALNCLKSADIETLGELVTFNKNDLLKFRNFGKKSLTELEDLLTNMGLMFGMDISKYKLDKD
- a CDS encoding PKD domain-containing protein, which encodes MHRLFYFVVFLLIYHPSFSQWTKTWGEEKAFIENKGQFEALYSIPDKSPILFAYDGEKEDYFFTKNKLIFRFITIEKKEKEENEFEEMQKFAKKGLTAAEWHKHEVEEMSGKLKKEFITAEWIDANPNVEVIADKKTSYYHNYSYKKNNQWKEINFIPSYEKITYKNLYPNIDVIYEFHPKEGIKYSVYIHPGGDISKIKLRYSHPIKINSEGNIIIKSKLGQIIEYAPVSFYSDNKQKITTSFVDDKNIISFKFFEHVNANKTIIIDPWVVSTTFNSSTAAWEVETDQSGNVYVIGGETPMKLQKYNSSGVLQWTYTTSWDTASVWLGTLATDNTGNSYITSGVSPEIKKINSTGTSVWSNTGLNSSCEYWSITFNCDKTKLIVGGTYVPNMLSMDFSSTIYDIDINNGNVLGHVEFETTNIGGVQIPPVTPIEVRSISASKNAKYIYLTHNSVGAINQNISLCPTDQPVFHIDNGHHLGYKCENYLPATQNGGGLKAIISNDNFIYTHAGDKIYKRSLFNGSLIAQANIPNGGATSTLGALVVENSGLAVDNCGNVYAGSKNKVIKFDPDLNILGQYNVSMTVYDVAVNNNGEVVAVGAQSDNQATNRNGKIESINASACAQYYPICCDANICPVGPFCPTDAPVNLIGGTSGGTWSGPGITNPTAGTFDPSAAGEGIHTIYYTLSCGTDSVEITVLACTPITVCFDGTNLQASGGSNTIQWQTQTQTTSTPANAAECIACGGTPVTAPIIGTYLSCDPPVCTITSWTTYATGYTASQPSSWPLQVTDGTNTLTYNDLASIPSCGNCTPPTLSNTVTNETCIGSNNGAINLTVNGTSTYTYHWTGPNGFTSNVEDPSNLAPGTYNVTVTDATNSTCTATATITVNAGSPNPTPTISGSTTFCVGSSTTLDAGSYSSYLWSNNATTQTISVNTAGPYSVTVTNANGCTGVASVNVTQSNSLSPNIIGTLAICSGASTILDAGTGYASYQWSTTETTQTITVTTAGQYSVTVSDASGCTGIDQVNVQVSTNPTPTITGNTNICAGSSTTLDAGNGYASYLWSNNAQTQTITVNTAGNFSVTVTNSDGCSGSAQVTVNVTNNPNANAGIDGNTCGFTYTLNAIPSGGSTGVWTFNGPGSATFSSNTDPQATVNVSTPGTYHFIWTETVSSNCTGSDTVQVNFYTAPTSSFTATTINCMGGSSTITYTGTGSSNASFNWSWDGGNAIPGNGIGPHIVSWTTPGTYTITLTVSENGCTSSPTSIQVTNPSGMTSSITKTDIVCYGQTSGSINLTVNGGTSPYTYHWNNGATVEDLINIPAGDYFVTITDAGGCSITDGTSISSPNELTIAITPSQSICFGQSATLNITATGGTAPYTYYWNNQASNATITINPQNTVTYSAYAIDANGCMSNQLSTTVYVSGPLHVDLIANPTRICPGEVVLLSPVVYGGVGAPYTLYNQNGDIVTNPIYIYPNHTGYYWIKAEDACGTSDSAGVTITVLPLPPAGALADTVQGCEPLTVHFIEVNPDSGRTYVWDFGDQSNLSLAKNPTHTYTQPGTFNVTLTVTSPEGCKTVATYNNMITVWPAPNAQFIWNPEYVSEVKPVIDFTNLSTLAIAYRWIFGDGDSTNLMNPSHRFPQAGNYEVLLLAYSDKGCIDSAKAIIKVLKEYTFYAPTGFSPNGDGINDYFYIMAHSIIEEDFKIEVYDRWGEVIWSSDKFYLDAEQSDKWDGSVKGGEIAPVGTYTWRVLFRDDQHRLHEETGAINIIR
- the rpsD gene encoding 30S ribosomal protein S4 is translated as MARYKGPKTRIARKFGEPIYGPDKVFERKKHQPGMHGVNRRRKTTEYGVQLREKQKAKYTYGVLERQFRRYFGMAIRKKGVTGEVLLQILESRLDNIVYRLGIAPTRDAARQLVSHRHILVNNRVSNIPSMILKPGDLVSVRERSKSLEVVTNSLAHANHTKYPWLEWDATTMTGKYVMLPEREAIPENIKEQLIVELYSK